In Arachis hypogaea cultivar Tifrunner chromosome 17, arahy.Tifrunner.gnm2.J5K5, whole genome shotgun sequence, a single window of DNA contains:
- the LOC112766159 gene encoding uncharacterized protein, giving the protein MLAVSMALLHHCSTPLARAVSTPARDRARACSTVAMAMATAPRKSQPQQQVLLGMSENDLQQLALNLGQQSFRGKQLYHLIYKRKVREIQEFIQLPQAFRNELEEAGWKVGRSPTFQTVTAADGTVKLLLKLEDNRLVETVGIPVDEDKGSARLTACVSSQVGCPLRCSFCATGKGGFSRNLRSHEIVEQVMAIEEVFNRRVTNVVFMGMGEPMLNLKAVLEAHHCLNKDIQIGQRMMTISTVGVPNTLKKLASHKLQSTLAVSLHAPNQKLREKIVPSAKSYPLNALMKDCREYYRETNRRVSFEYALLAGVNDSVDNAIELAKLLHEWGPGYHVNLIPFNPVEGSEYRRPYKKAVQAFAAALESNKITVSIRQTRGLDANAACGQLRNNFQKNPLVTDAENLETELPNMELAVAS; this is encoded by the exons ATGCTGGCCGTTTCAATGGCGCTGCTTCACCACTGTTCCACACCTCTAGCACGTGCGGTCAGCACTCCAGCACGTGATCGCGCACGTGCTTGCTCCACGGTGGCCATGGCCATGGCCACTGCACCTCGCAAATCGCAGCCGCAGCAGCAGGTTCTTCTTGGCATGTCCGAGAACGACCTCCAACAACTTGCTCTCAACTTGGGTCAG CAAAGCTTTAGGGGGAAGCAGCTTTACCATCTTATATACAAGAGGAAGGTCAGAGAAATTCAGGAGTTCATTCAGT TGCCTCAGGCATTTAGGAATGAACTTGAGGAAGCTGGATGGAAGGTAGGGCGGTCTCCAACTTTTCAAACAGTTACAGCAGCTGATGGGACTGTTAAG TTGTTGCTGAAGTTGGAAGACAACAGATTGGTTGAAACAGTTGGTATTCCAGTTGACGAGGATAAAGGTTCAGCTCGCCTCACAGCATGTGTTTCATCACAG GTTGGTTGTCCATTACGTTGCTCTTTCTGTGCCACTGGCAAAGGAGGTTTTTCAAGGAATCTTCGCAGCCATGAAATCGTCGAGCAG GTAATGGCAATTGAGGAGGTCTTCAACCGCAGGGTGACAAACGTAGTGTTTATGGGAATGGGTGAACCAATGTTAAATCTGAAGGCAGTGCTTGAAGCTCACCATTGCTTGAATAAG GATATCCAAATTGGGCAAAGAATGATGACCATCTCCACTGTGGGTGTTCCAAATACATTAAAGAAGCTGGCTTCTCACAAACTTCAATCTACATTAGCTGTGAG CCTGCATGCTCCTAACCAGAAACTTAGGGAGAAAATTGTTCCTAGTGCAAAATCGTATCCATTGAATGCACTTATGAAAGATTGTCGGGAATACTACCGTGAAACAAATAGGCGGGTTTCCTTTGAATATGCACTTTTAG CTGGAGTCAATGACTCGGTAGATAATGCGATAGAACTCGCCAAACTACTCCATGAATGGGGGCCTGGTTATCATGTGAACTTGATACCTTTCAATCCGGTAGAAGGCTCTGAGTACCGCCGTCCTTACAAGAAAGCA GTGCAAGCATTCGCGGCTGCTTTGGAGTCCAATAAAATAACTGTTAGCATACGTCAAACCAGAGGACTTGACGCAAATGCAGCGTGTGGTCAGTTGCGAAACAATTTCCAGAAAAATCCTTTGGTTACCGACGCCGAAAATCTGGAAACAGAGCTCCCAAACATGGAGCTTGCAGTAGCTAGTTGA
- the LOC112762865 gene encoding uncharacterized protein: MFIAEGRELLWIKNDKERVRVACRGENCPWLAHLSYNKTLLCFQVKTYKAEHTCARDLGSNAADQHWISKKMEKRMESQPHMTTNEATDFLREEFNLVVHPKMVYRAVKEAKERLVGNEKEQYGKLREYGMEILKSNPGSTARIDVKPIPQSLPVFDKIYICFEGCKQGFKSGCRPFIHLDGAFLKTYHGGQLLSAVAQDANNQFYVVAFAVARSETKESWKWFLTLLQEDLGDASQFGWNFMSDQQKDLLPALKEVMPRAHHRNCVMHIWKNFINRFKDMHIRDIVWECARCTTEAEFKEKMDRLNGVNNAAWEYLMKFEPTTWVKTYFSHGPKVDNLINNMCEVFNAKVVKYTVKPVLTMCEEIRCYLMRRMTKHIRLLEHHRGKLAPVQEKRLQMKIKPSSRWIAEWVGDNERKRFEVTRKKTKVDVDLIKHTCSCNTWQLTGMPCIHAIAAIRKRHDQVEDYVHPWLCMESIHKTYAHCIKPVPSEEFWTTTEQLRPVPPPIKRPIGRPKVHNRNKDPAEAHIQGEKLKRSFQVTCSKCSEKGHNYKTCKGAPSNPNWKLKKKKPKKTVDNSQALVLLPLSQSAPQPEDQNQSQGETLGEPSAGEAAGSAPVPALFMAQPSAPAQTPFRPPSQLPRMDQPDSNAAAHTFRPKQPIVRPPTSANPPPNPTPHTHKTPTSRRPSKETMKAATSATKRILKPQKK, from the exons ATGTTCATAGCTGAGGGGAGAGAATTGTTGTGGATAAAGAATGATAAGGAAAGGGTGAGAGTTGCATGCAGAGGTGAAAATTGTCCATGGCTGGCACATCTATCTTACAACAAGACACTGCTATGCTTCCAGGTTAAGACTTACAAGGCTGAGCACACATGTGCAAGAGATCTGGGTAGTAATGCTGCTGATCAACACTGGATCAGTAAGAAGATGGAAAAGCGAATGGAAAGTCAACCTCATATGACAACTAATGAGGCAACTGATTTTCTCAGAGAAGAGTTTAACTTAGTTGTGCATCCGAAGATGGTATATAGGGCAGTAAAGGAAGCCAAGGAAAGGCTAGTGGGAAACGAAAAAGAACAGTATGGAAAGCTCAGGGAGTATGGGATGGAGATTCTCAAGAGTAATCCTGGGTCAACAGCAAGAATTGATGTGAAGCCTATCCCTCAGTCCCTTCCTGTCTTTGACAAGATATACATATGCTTCGAGGGCTGTAAGCAAGGCTTCAAGAGTGGATGTAGGCCTTTCATCCATCTAGACGGGGCCTTTCTTAAGACATACCATGGAGGCCAGTTACTATCAGCAGTGGCACAGGATGCCAACAATCAGTTCTATGTTGTGGCATTTGCTGTTGCAAGATCTGAGACGAAGGAGTCATGGAAATGGTTCCTGACACTACTTCAGGAAGACCTGGGTGATGCCTCCCAATTCGGTTGGAACTTTATGTCCGACCAGCAAAAG GACCTGCTGCCAGCCTTAAAAGAGGTAATGCCAAGGGCACATCATAGAAACTGTGTCATGCATATATGGAAGAACTTTATTAATAGGTTCAAAGACATGCACATTAGAGACATTGTGTGGGAGTGTGCTAGGTGTACAACTgaagcagaattcaaggagaaaATGGATAGACTGAATGGGGTTAACAATGCAGCATGGGaatatttgatgaaatttgaaccTACCACCTGGGTTAAAACCTATTTTAGTCATGGACCCAAGGTGGATAACCTGATTAATAATATGTGTGAAGTGTTCAATGCAAAGGTAGTAAAATACACAGTAAAACCTGTTTTGACAATGTGTGAGGAGATTAGGTGCTACTTAATGAGAAGGATGACCAAGCACATTAGATTGTTAGAACACCATAGGGGTAAGTTAGCACCAGTTCAAGAGAAAAGGTTGCAGATGAAGATAAAACCAAGTAGTAGGTGGATAGCTGAGTGGGTGGGGGACAATGAAAGAAAAAGGTTTGAGGTAACCAGAAAGAAGACGAAAGTGGACGTGGATCTAATCAAGCACACCTGCTCATGCAACACATGGCAATTGACTG GCATGCCGTGCATACATGCTATTGCTGCTATCAGAAAGAGGCATGACCAGGTTGAGGATTACGTGCATCCATGGTTGTGTATGGAGTCAATTCACAAGACATATGCACATTGCATCAAGCCCGTTCCTAGTGAAGAATTCTGGACCACAACTGAGCAACTGAGGCCTGTCCCGCCACCTATCAAACGGCCTATTGGGCGGCCAAAGGTGCACAACCGCAACAAGGACCCTGCTGAGGCTCATATTCAAGGAGAAAAGCTGAAAAGAAGCTTCCAGGTTACATGTAGCAAGTGCAGCGAGAAAGGGCATAATTATAAAACTTGTAAAGGAGCTCCAAGCAACCCGAACTGGAAACTAAAGAAGAAAAAACCCAAGAAGACAGTTGACAACTCACAAGCTCTGGTGCTGCTTCCCCTTTCACAATCAGCCCCTCAACCAGAG GATCAAAATCAATCACAGGGTGAAACATTGGGTGAACCTAGTGCTGGGGAGGCAGCTGGGTCTGCACCAGTTCCTGCACTATTTATGGCCCAACCTTCAGCTCCAGCACAGACTCCATTCAGACCTCCATCCCAGCTGCCAAGAATGGACCAACCAGACTCCAATGCTGCTGCACATACTTTCAGACCCAAGCAACCAATTGTTCGACCACCAACAAGTGCAAATCCACCACCAAATCCAACACCACACACACACAAAACTCCAACCAGCAGGAGACCCTCGAAGGAGACCATGAAAGCAGCTACCAGTGCCACAAAGAGAATTCTCAAGCCTCAGAAGAAGTGA
- the LOC112764927 gene encoding receptor-like cytoplasmic kinase 176, with amino-acid sequence MGCCFSAKIKAESPPRHGVSSKDGSREDGLSGLSSKVSTTAPPTPRSEGEILKSSNLKSFTFAELKTATRNFRPDSVIGEGGFGSVFKGWIDEQTLVPVKPGTGMVIAVKRHNQEGGQGHSEWLTEINYLGQLRHPNLVKLVGYCLEDDQRLLVYEFLTKCSLDNHLFRRASYVEPLPWNIRIKVALDAAKGLAYLHSDEAKVIFRDFKTSNILLDSNYNAKLSDFGLAKDGPAGDKSHVSTRVMGTYGYAAPEYMATGHLTKKSDVYSFGVVLLEIMSGKRALDNNRPSREQNLIEWAKPYLSSKRRIFQVMDARIEGQYTLREVMKLANLAIKCLSVEPRFRPKMDEVVRTLEHLHDSDGEGCSRDQDLKRNGHRHSSGSSGTKQHRRKHETITTTMQKE; translated from the exons ATGGGTTGCTGCTTCAGTGCAAAGATCAAAGCTGAGAGCCCTCCACGCCATG GTGTGAGTTCAAAGGATGGTAGCAGAGAAGATGGTTTGAGTGGTTTAAGCAGCAAAGTCTCGACCACTGCTCCTCCGACTCCTCGGTCAGAAGGAGAGATCTTGAAATCCTCGAATTTGAAGAGCTTCACCTTTGCTGAACTTAAAACCGCTACGAGGAACTTTCGTCCGGATAGTGTGATAGGAGAAGGTGGTTTTGGTTCTGTATTCAAGGGGTGGATTGATGAGCAGACACTTGTACCGGTTAAACCCGGTACTGGAATGGTCATTGCTGTGAAGAGGCATAACCAAGAAGGTGGACAAGGACACAGTGAATGGTTG ACCGAGATAAATTACCTGGGGCAGCTGCGTCATCCTAATCTTGTGAAACTGGTTGGTTATTGCTTGGAAGATGATCAAAGGCTTTTGGTGTATGAGTTCTTGACCAAGTGTAGTTTGGATAATCACTTATTTAGGA GGGCTTCTTATGTTGAGCCGCTTCCTTGGAACATTCGGATAAAGGTTGCCCTTGATGCTGCTAAGGGTCTGGCATATCTCCACAGCGACGAAGCAAAAGTGATATTCAGAGACTTCAAAACTTCTAATATATTGCTTGATTCG AATTATAATGCGAAACTTTCTGATTTCGGCTTGGCAAAGGATGGACCAGCAGGTGATAAGAGCCATGTCTCTACAAGGGTGATGGGCACATACGGTTATGCTGCACCTGAATACATGGCCACAG GTCACTTGACCAAGAAGAGTGATGTATACAGCTTCGGAGTTGTTCTCCTAGAAATCATGTCGGGTAAGCGCGCCCTCGACAACAACAGGCCATCCCGGGAGCAGAACTTGATTGAATGGGCCAAACCTTACCTCAGCAGCAAGCGCAGGATCTTCCAAGTCATGGATGCTCGAATCGAAGGCCAATACACGCTGCGCGAGGTGATGAAATTAGCTAACCTCGCCATCAAATGCCTATCGGTCGAGCCGAGGTTTCGGCCGAAGATGGATGAGGTGGTGAGGACATTGGAGCACCTGCATGATTCCGACGGAGAGGGATGCTCTAGAGAtcaagatttgaaaaggaatggTCATAGACATAGCTCAGGAAGCAGTGGTACTAAACAACatagaagaaagcatgaaacaaTTACGACAACCATGCAAAAAGAATGA